Sequence from the Maribellus comscasis genome:
GGGGTATTTTATAATTTGCAGAGAATCTTCCAAAACAGGTTTATATTCTTCCGCGAGATTTCTGTAGTTTAGTGTGGCATATAAAATTTGATTGTATTTTTTTGCCCTTTCATAATTCCCTCTGATAATATTTGTTTTTAGCAGCAATTCAATGTTTTGCGGCCGTATACCGTAAACAATCATCTCCTCATAAGCCCAACGATGAGCTTCGTTTATCAGACCTACCGAATAAAAAAAGTGAGCTCCCCAGGCAAGATGTTCATTACTCCAGGGTAAAATCAGACTGTTAACATTAAAATCCTGTTCGGCATAAAAAAGTCGCTCGCAAAGTTGGTCGGTTTCCGATAATGAGATGTTATGCAAATATTGTCCGATTAAATTTTTTGAAGGATACATTTCGTGAAATCGAATAGCCTCATCATACTTTTTTTCTGAAACAAGATGTTCAAGGTTTAATATTCTGGATGTTTGTGAGTTATGAAGATGAATCAGCATGAGAATAGTGACCACGAACACTCCTGTTACCGATAAAAAGGAAAGTAAGGCAGATGACTTTTGAGGTTTAACCCATGAATTCAGTTTAAAAATGACCGGGAAAAAGACCAAGTATATGGTAAGAACAAGTAAGAGTATTTTATGGTTTTTTACGTTGATAAGTGGGAGTGGATATAAAAAAAACTGCTGTAGCGGCTGAAGAAAAATAATTTTGTAAAAAAATATAACGGCAAAAAAGGATATCAGTATTGCAAAAAAAGAAAGAGTAAATTTGAATTTTTTACTTTCAAACACAAGATTATGAATGATATACATTCCAAGGAAATAAAACAGGTAAGAACCTGCAAGATAATAGAATACCGGGATAAGCAAAAGTGTTACATATTTTAGGACTTCTCTTTTTGGCAATATTACCCAGTCGAAAAAGAACAAAACCAACAAAAATCCCAGATTATATTCAATAAAATGATAATAGTGACTTTGCATTAAAAGGAGCAAAGCAGCGGGTATTGTAATAATTGCAATAAAGACTTTGGTAGTAATTCTTTTTGAGATTTTTGAACATAAAACAGTTGTTAGGGAAATGGTTGCAGATAAAACGATTGATCCCAACAAAGGAGTGTAATAGAATTGGGTGAAAAAATTGCCAGCATATTTCAATAATCCTCCCGGTTTTGTTAAATAGTCTTTGAGATATTCAACAGAATAAATAAAAAGGCCCTGTTTTTCCTGGAAAAATAAAGTTGATCGTGCAAACCAAAAAATATAGCAAAAACATAAAACGAAAAAAAGAACGAATACAGCGTAACCGGATTTAACTGTTTGGGTTAGAAAATTAACTTTATTTTTTTTTATCCATTCCATTATTCTGTTATTCATGAATTCCTTTGTCTTCGGAAATATTTTTGTTTTCCGTATTTAAAATCTTTAGGTCGTATGTCTCACTGTCAGATTTAGCATGAATCCCGGCATTGTTGGCAGCTTTAGCAAAATTTCGCGGTGTGAAATCTATTTTATCACTAACTAATTCAGGAATATTAAATGACTCCAGTAATTTCTTATAGAAAGTTGGGTCTTTCTGAGGCAAAACAAATGGCTTCCCCGTTTTTCCCTCCGAGCTATGGTGGGTAAAAAATGGTCTGGCACTTCTCCCATCCATTCTTTTGCTGCTGAAAACAATCCACTTACTGTTTGATGACCATGTATGATAGCTCTCTGTTTCATTGCTGTTAATATCCAACTTTCTTACTTTGTTTGTATTAAGGTCCAAAATGAACAAATCAGCTTCTTTATGCCAAATCGGAAATGTACCATAGTCCTGAAGCGTAAAGACCAAAAAATTTCCATCGGGTGAGATTCGGGGAAAAGAAGCACTTTTATTTATTTCGGACGAATTGAAAACCATCTCGGTATTTCCAAAAGTTTTCGAATCCTTCTGAAACCTTTTTTTAACCAAATTATAGTGAATATTTTTTATGTCGTTGAAATCATGTCCGCTATTAGAATTGTTTTGCTCTGCTCTGCAGAAATACAAGTATTCTCCATCAGGCGACCACGTTGGGAAAGTCTGTAACGGATTAATGGTATCACTGGTAGTAATATTTATAATTTCATTGGTTTGGGTGTCATATAAAATGAGCGATGAAATTAAGTCGTAAACCTCAATGTTTTTCGTCATATGTGCATAAAAACTTTGCCTGACTTGGTTCGATGAAAAGGCAACAAATCTGCCATCGGGATGCCATGCAGGATAGCTAGCTCCACTCGGCATTCCCTCAGTTTTAATTTTGGTTTTTATTAATTTGCCATTATCAGAAAAGTATGTTCCACCCTTTGAACCGCGAATATGAATAAGAAATTCTTCCGGATTGTTTTTATTAAATGAGTGACAATTCACACAGTTTTTGTCTATAACCTGGTTGTCTACAATTGATTGGGTTCGGAAGCTGCTTAGTGAGCGCTGCTCAATTTTTATATTGGACCAATTGTAATACCCTGGATGAATCATCCTGTAAACCAGATAAGAATCAATGTTATCTTCTGATATATTAAATGTAAAAGCAAGAAATTCTTGCTTTTCTTTCTTGTCCGTTATACTTGAAACTTCCACAACAAGTTTTTTCCCTTTGTTTTTATTTAGAAGTTTTTCCCATCTTTTCTGTGGAAATTTTATTAACCCATTTGAGGATTTTATTTTCAGAAGGTCAGTTTTTTCGTTGTCGGAAACGACAACCTCAAATGATTTGCCTGATTCTTCAATGTAAAAATTGAGAGGTGCAATATTATAGGGTACGGTAACATCACAGTAATCTGGGAAAATATGTGGACGTTGTTCTAGTTCTACGATATGATTTGACGCACTTTTGTGACAGCCTCCAACGATAGTAGACAAAATTAAAATAAACAGAGCCCAGAATAAAACAATTATCGATTTCATTTTGGTTTTATCGTTCAGTTATTAAAGCAAACTTACTCAAATGCGTTTGTGTTTACTTTGCTTTAAAGTTAGAATTTTTATTTCCAACTGAACTACAAGAATTCCTATTACACAACAGGAAATAGTCCCCTAGAATTAAAGAGAGCTGAGAAAATTAAAAACCGGTTTAAATCAGAAACAAACGAATCCACCCCTGGATTATTTCGCCGGTTTCCGGGTCCAATTGCGAACCAAACATACTATGCGGTATCGAATATACAAGCAACATTACCAATGATGCAATGACTGTATAAACCGGACGTTCCTTTTTTCGGTTCATAAAAAAAGCAATAACCCAAAAAATAAAGGCAAACAAAGTTTTATTGTCTGTCAAATCCCACGCAAAAGGAATTCCTGCCCAGGCTTCACCAAAAGCATACCATTGAACCCATGGGCCCAGAACCATACCACCGATAAAGAGTGCTATGACAGTTATAGTTGTAAACAATTTATATCTCTTATGACGGAATAAGGCCATAATGCCCGCCAGGTTTCCAAGGAACATAGCAAAGAACATAAAGAAAATATGTGGAAATAAAACACTCAGCGGAACATCTCCTTTGAATCGGATTACTACAGTTTGAGCATCATTTAACGCGTATTTTTTTCCGTTTTTTTCAAGTATAACAAGATATTCATATTTACCCGCAGGAGGAAGGTGAGGCAAGTATCCGACAAGATTATCATATTGCCGTTTCATTTCTACTTTTGTCCACGGATCGTTAGTAGGGTATTTTCTGTATTCCAAAATTCCAGATATATTTTGATCCGGTATGTTAAGTTCTATTTTGCAATCACTTTCCCCTCCATGGCTTCTGATTAAATTAAAATTGTATGCGGTATTTTCGATATGGGTTTCTACCTTTTTGTCGTATGTAGGTCCCGTTTTTTTTTGATAGATTATTGCAATTGCGGTTATCAGGAATGCAACAATCAGATATAGAAATGTTTTCATACGAGTTTGTCTTTAGTTATACAAGTATATAAACTTTTTTCAGTAAAAGAGATGAGTAGAGAATCTAAATTGAGTAGTATTTTTTAAAAAAAAGAAGACTGATGTCTATTTTTTTGTATATTGTGCCTGATTTTCTACTTATTGTACAGAATACAATAGTTGAGATTTTAGTATTTTTTATATTTGAAGATAAACGAAAAAGGAGAAACATTTGACCTAGAAAATAGTTTCCCAATTGTATTGAAAATAAACGATTTTTAGCAAAAAGCTAAACGAGATTCATTTTTTGATTCCCTAAATCAGAAAATTGATTTCATTTTTAATTAATAAACTTTAACTGAATTTAAACTTATCTGCCTATGAGATCAACCTGAGTGCACATTCGTGACATCACAAAATCACAAGAACATTTGAATTAATATTCATTCAACTTTAATAACAAGACTTAAAATTTATGGGAAAGAAATCGTATTAGAGATTTTCTTTTAGCCTTTCTATTATTTGATGTTTACATGGCATTTTCTCAGTTAGTCTATGCGCAGCAAAAGATTACCCAGGGTAAAGTAACGGATACTCAAATTTTGCCTTTCCCGGGAGTTTCTGATGTTGTAAAAGGGAAAACAGCAATAAAACGATAATTATATCCTGAACGTTGTTCCTGCAAATGCAGCCGAACTAGTTTTGTT
This genomic interval carries:
- a CDS encoding DUF6057 family protein, which encodes MNNRIMEWIKKNKVNFLTQTVKSGYAVFVLFFVLCFCYIFWFARSTLFFQEKQGLFIYSVEYLKDYLTKPGGLLKYAGNFFTQFYYTPLLGSIVLSATISLTTVLCSKISKRITTKVFIAIITIPAALLLLMQSHYYHFIEYNLGFLLVLFFFDWVILPKREVLKYVTLLLIPVFYYLAGSYLFYFLGMYIIHNLVFESKKFKFTLSFFAILISFFAVIFFYKIIFLQPLQQFFLYPLPLINVKNHKILLLVLTIYLVFFPVIFKLNSWVKPQKSSALLSFLSVTGVFVVTILMLIHLHNSQTSRILNLEHLVSEKKYDEAIRFHEMYPSKNLIGQYLHNISLSETDQLCERLFYAEQDFNVNSLILPWSNEHLAWGAHFFYSVGLINEAHRWAYEEMIVYGIRPQNIELLLKTNIIRGNYERAKKYNQILYATLNYRNLAEEYKPVLEDSLQIIKYPELISKRRMAPQNNFFIQINDPQNNIPLLLQSNSKNKKAFEYEMAWLLLSKDVETLVNNLKQMKELEYLTIPRHLEEAVLIYYNGTRKMPDLGGLSIRTETINNFDRYVTAFKNARNGSVRTKQNLEKDFGNTFMYYFHFR
- a CDS encoding TolB family protein, with the translated sequence MKSIIVLFWALFILILSTIVGGCHKSASNHIVELEQRPHIFPDYCDVTVPYNIAPLNFYIEESGKSFEVVVSDNEKTDLLKIKSSNGLIKFPQKRWEKLLNKNKGKKLVVEVSSITDKKEKQEFLAFTFNISEDNIDSYLVYRMIHPGYYNWSNIKIEQRSLSSFRTQSIVDNQVIDKNCVNCHSFNKNNPEEFLIHIRGSKGGTYFSDNGKLIKTKIKTEGMPSGASYPAWHPDGRFVAFSSNQVRQSFYAHMTKNIEVYDLISSLILYDTQTNEIINITTSDTINPLQTFPTWSPDGEYLYFCRAEQNNSNSGHDFNDIKNIHYNLVKKRFQKDSKTFGNTEMVFNSSEINKSASFPRISPDGNFLVFTLQDYGTFPIWHKEADLFILDLNTNKVRKLDINSNETESYHTWSSNSKWIVFSSKRMDGRSARPFFTHHSSEGKTGKPFVLPQKDPTFYKKLLESFNIPELVSDKIDFTPRNFAKAANNAGIHAKSDSETYDLKILNTENKNISEDKGIHE